CGGCGTTCTCGCCGTTGACGACGACGAGATCGAGCGCCCAGTCGCGGATCATGCCCGGCAGATGCTCTGAGATGGCGATGCGCCCGGCCCTGCCGACCACGTCCCCGACGAAAAGAATGCGCAAAGTTATGTACTCCGGAAATCGAACACTCGCGTTTCCGTTAGCACATAATCCAGCGCCACGTCGTGCGACAACGCCGGCACCGCCTCGATTTCCTGCACGGCGAAGGCGAGACCGATGCCCGTGATGGCTTTCGCCTTGCGCAAATGCGCCAGGGTGTAGTCGTAATATCCGCCGCCATAGCCGATGCGATGTCCCAACCGGTCGAAGGCGGCCAGCGGCACCAGCATGATGTCGGGAACGACTTCGGCGGCGGCGGGCGACGGCTCAGGGATGCCGAGCGGTCCGAGCATCAGCCGGTCGTCGGGAGACCAGGCACGAAAGGCCAGCGACTTGCCGCGCGCGACGATCGCCGGCAGCGCCAGCAGCACTCCCTCTGCGGCCAGCTTCCGCATCAGGGGAGCGGGATCGATCTCGCCGCGGATCGGCGAATAGCCCGAGACGATCGTGCCGGGCGCGATCTCGATCGGCAGCCCGCGTTTGGCGATGGCCTTTGCCGCGGCGTCGCGTTTCTTGTCGCTCAGCGCGTCGCGCTTGGCGAGAGCTGCGGTGCGGAGATCGGCCTTCGATCGCTCTGTCGGCAAAGTCGGCATCCAGCGTTGTATTTCGCCGTCATCACATTCCCGGTGTCATCACTCGCCACCGGGTCGGCGCTACGCGCCGCCCGACGACAGGCTCCAGCGGGTGATCCAGTATTCCAGAGAACTCGTGATTGAACCGCGAAGCTGCGGGGCACTGGATACCCCGCTTTCGCGGGGTTTGACGGGTGAGAAGGCGACTACAAAATTCGAAAACAAAAGTGCGAAGCCGCGATGGCCGTTGGAGCACTCGATCCCGGAGTTCCCTACGAAAGTAGGTGGGCACCATGTGACCGGATCCACGGACCCGGCCAGGGACAGTTCCCTGAAGGATCGATAAGGCCCCGGGGATATATGGCTCCTGACGCGCGACACAGCTTCGCCCCGCCAATGTAGACACGACGGGACCAAACCGCCAGCGTTAACGGAGGCTTTGGTCAACCAATCGCCACCCCCGCGGCCGATTCCAGGGTTCGGCACCTGCCTCTCTCAACGTCATTGCGAGCGCAAGCGAAGCAATCCAGCTCCTACCGCAGCAAAGCTGGATTGCTCACATGGGGAATGTGTGTGTCAAGGATGAGCAGTCACCTTTTTGTTCGACTGCGGCCACCTTTCCGTCCCGACCGTGGGCTGTGCAGGATGACGCGCGCAGATCAAGTCAAGGCCGGCCCGTTAGGGCCGCCGCGCAGCGGCTTGGCCTTGAGTTGAGCGAGCACGTCATCATGCTTGGTGCGTCGGGCACGACAGGAGCTCCTGGTGTTGGCGGTTCCGTCAGGGCATCTGCAATCCTCGCAGTTACGATCCAGGGTTCGAGCCGGTTCGGCGATCTGGGTTGCTTGCCAGATCAAACTCACATTCGGTCGTCGCTTGATGCGACTGCACCAGGATTCCGCTTGCGGCGGGCAGGCTCGAGAGGACGAGGCCATTCTTCGTTGCGGCATTTGAAGCCATGCAATCCATCGGTTCGTCCACCCGGATCTTCCGAGGCTGATCGGGCCTCGGCAGATGGGTTATGGTTCGGTTGCGTGCGGGCTGCGGAGCTTGCCGCCGGGCCCGGTTCTGGATCAGGCGGCGGGCTTCATCACGGCCTCCTCGAGGATGACGCCCTGGGTGACATACTTCCACAACGCCACGAGAAGCTTGCGCGCCAGCGCCACGATCGCGCGCTTGCGGCCTTGCGGGCTTCGCTCCTTGAACCAGCGCGTCAGGGCCGACTGCGGCTGGTGACGTACCCACAGCCAGGCGAGCTGGATCATCGTGGTCCGCAGCCTGGGATTGCCGGCCTTCGACACGCCTTGCTCGTGTCGGATGCGTCCGCTTTGCCAGGGCGTTGCCGCAAGGCCCGCATAGGCGGCGACCTGGCGGCGGTTGGCGAACTGCCGATAGAACGCCTCCGACCAGAGCACGGCGGCGAAGTTGGCGCCCACTCCCTTCAAGGCGAGCAGCATCGTGACCGGGTCCGGCGCGGCCTTCTCGCTTGCAGGCATTCTCGCCGCCGCCAGCAGGGCTTCCTGCGCGGCCTCGACCGACTTGATCTGGTCCAGAAGCAGCTCGATCCGATCGAGCTCGCGGCCGATCTGAGCCTTCAGATGCGACGGCAGCTCCCGTCCATCTCCGGTGCGCAACGCTTCAAGCCGCGCCCGCCGGTCGCGCCGCAGCGGTCCGTAGTCGGATATCCCCTGCGCGAACAGAAGCCCCTTGATCCGGTTCACATGCGTGACGCGCTCCTCGATCAATGTCCGCCGTTCGCGGCAGAGCCTCCGGCGATCCTCCTCCTCGGGCGAGGGCGCAACCACCATCGCGCAGACCCGCGGCTCGCCGCGCTTGTAGGCCAGAAGCGCCCGCAGCAGCGTCTCGCCGTCGAGCCTGTCCGTCTTGGCCCGCCTGCGCCGCCGCGGCGTCGCGATCGAAGCGGGATCGACCACGTGGCTCTCGATCCCCTCCTGTTGCAGAACGCGGTGGAGCCAGAACCCATCCAGCCCGGCCTCCTGGATCGTGATGATCGGATAGCTTTGGCCGGTCCGGACCTCCGCCTTGCGCTTGAGCTCCGCAAACAGCGCCAAAAGCTCGGCCACATGGCCAGCTGCGACGCTGCGCTTGGACATCTTTTCGCCTTTGCCCGGCGACAGCGACGTCACCAGCCAATTCGAACGGCTCAGTTCCAACGACACAAAAATTGCGCCAATATGCGTGCGGATAGCGGTCGGTTCGTCGGAAGGATGATCGAGCAACATCGTCGTCTCCAGGTTGAGTGGTTTCAGCAACCTCAGTCTGGCTCCAGACCCGGCCGCTATCCACTCCCCATGGAATCTTCGTCGCAAGAGCTCCTCGCAATGACGGAACTACCCGATCGCGACGCCGCCGCCGATGGTGCGGTTGAGGATCTGGGTGGTCTTCTCGATGCGTTCGGCCGCGGAGTTCAGCGCATTGGCCACCGCGATCTGCGTCGCCTTGGCGCGATCGGCCGCCGCGACGCGGACGCCGCGCAAGGCGTCGAGTTCTTCCTCGAGGTTGCGGATGCGCTGGCCGGAGTCGAGCAATTCGTCGCATACCGTCAGCGCCGCCATCACGGTCAGGCGCGCGTCACCAATCTCGCCAAACTTGCCGCGCAGGCTCTGGATCCGCGATTCCAGACTCTCGGCGAGCTTCAGGAGCCGCACCTCCTGGCCTTCCTCGCAGGCCATCCGGTATTGCCGGCCGTTGATGGTGACGTTGATATGGCTCATCCGTCTTCTCCGGGATCGAGTACGGTGCGGATGGTGCTGATCGCCGCATCCAGCCGGTCGGCGATCTCGCGATTGGCGCGCTCCAGCCGGCGCGACTTCACCAGCGATCCGTCGAGTTCGTCGGCAAGCCGGGACCGGTCGGCGCCGAGCGCCTGAATCCGGGCCGCCAACTCGTTCTCGTCACGGTCGGCTTCGCGCCGGCGTTCGACCGCACTCTCCAACGCATCGAGCGCCGACATCAGCCGCCGCGTCGCGGCGTCGATATCGGCGAAGACCGGCTCGGCGTGGCCAGCGCCATTGGCGGGACGATCGCTCATGACAGACTGCGCGGACCTTTCATGAGCCGGCCGGGGCGCAAAATCCGCGATCCGGCAAGCGTTTAAGGGGAGAAATTTACGTGGCAAGCGAGGCCAGCGCAACGCCGCTTAGAAGCTATGCACCGCTAAGCAACTTTTCGTACCGGAAGCGCCCTTCCTCGCCTTGGACTCGGGGAACCGAGATGCTATCCAGCCCCTGACTTCCCGTTGCCTTCCGGCACTAACCGCGGCATTCGCACAGGTTGCGGATCGCCACCAAGCACCTCATTTCAAGCGGATTTTCAACATGACGCAGGTTCATTCCCGTATGGCCAACGCGATCCGTGGGCTCGCAATGGACGCCGTCGAGAAGGCGAAATCCGGCCATCCCGGCCTGCCCATGGGCGCCGCCGACATCGCCACCGTGCTGTTCACGCAATTCCTGAAATACGACGCCGCCGACCCGAAATGGCCGGACCGCGACCGCTTCGTGCTGTCGGCCGGACACGGCTCGATGCTGCTGTATGCGCTGTTGTACCTGACCGGCGACAAGGACATGACGCTCGACCAGATCAGGAATTTCCGCCAGCTGGGATCGCTGACGCCGGGACACCCGGAAAACTACCACACCAGGGGCATCGAGACCACGACCGGCCCGCTCGGTCAGGGCATCGCGACCTCGGTCGGCATGGCGCTGGCGGAAAAGATGCTGGCCGCCGAATTCGGCAAGAAGGTCGTCAGCCATCACACCTATGTACTCGCCTCCGACGGCGACCTGATGGAGGGCATATCGCAGGAAGCGATCGCGATGGCCGGCCACTGGAAGCTCAACAAGCTGATCGTGCTCTACGACGACAACGGCATTTCGATCGACGGCCCGACCTCGATCGCCGACTCGGTCGACCAGGTGAAGCGGTTCAAGTCGGCCGGCTGGGCCGCCGAGCGCATCGATGGCCACGATCCCAAGGCGATTGCCGCGGCGATCGCGCGGGCGCAGAAGTCCAACAAGCCGTCGCTGATCGCCTGCAAGACCACGATCGGCTACGGCGCGCCGAACAAGGCCGGCACCGCGAAGGTCCATGGCGAAGCGCTCGGCGCCGATGAACTCAAGGCCGCCAAGGAAAAACTCGGCATTTCGCTGGAGCCGTTCTCGGTGCCGGAGGACGTGCTGAAGGCCTGGCGCCAAGCCGGCAGCCGCGGCGGCGCCGCGCGCAAGGAGTGGGAAGCGCAGTTCGCGCAGCTCGGCAACCGCAAGCGCGCCGAGTTCGAACGCCGCCTGCGGCACGAGCGGCCGGCTTCGCTGGCCAAGGCGCTGAAGGCCCACAAGAAGGCGCTGATCGAGACGCCCCTGACGGCCGCCACCCGCAAATCATCGGAGGCCGCGATCGAGGCGATCGCAGCCGCGATGCCGATGGAATTCCTGGCAGGCTCCGCCGACCTCACCGGCTCCAACAACAACAAGGCAAAATCCGCGGTCGCCTTCTCCGCCAAGACGCCGAAGGGCCGCTTCATCCATTACGGCATCCGCGAGCACGGCATGGCGGCAGCCATGAACGGCATCTTCCTGCATGGCGGCTTCGCGCCGAACGGCGCCACGTTCCTGGTGTTCACCGACTATGCCCGCCCGGCGATGCGGCTTGCGGCCCTGATGGGGGTCGGGGTGGTCTACGTGATGACCCATGATTCCATCGGCCTTGGCGAAGACGGGCCGACGCATCAGCCGGTCGAACATCTCGCCGCGCTGCGCGCCATTCCCAATATGCGCGTGTTCCGGCCCTGCGACGCGATCGAGGTGGCGGAGTGCTGGGAGCTGGCGCTGAACCGGACCGAAGGGCCGACGGTGCTGGCGCTGACCCGCCAGAACCTGCCGCAATTGCGCACGTCGGCACCATCAGAGAATCCCTGCAGCCAAGGCGCCTATGAACTGGTCGCCGCCCAGGGCGAGGCCAAGGTCTCGCTGTTCGCGTCCGGTTCCGAGGTCGAGATTGCGACTGCCGCGCAGAAGCAGCTGGCCGAGCGCGGCATCGCGTCGCGGGTTGTGTCGGTACCCTCGCTCGAATT
The genomic region above belongs to Bradyrhizobium sediminis and contains:
- a CDS encoding 5-formyltetrahydrofolate cyclo-ligase, with amino-acid sequence MPTERSKADLRTAALAKRDALSDKKRDAAAKAIAKRGLPIEIAPGTIVSGYSPIRGEIDPAPLMRKLAAEGVLLALPAIVARGKSLAFRAWSPDDRLMLGPLGIPEPSPAAAEVVPDIMLVPLAAFDRLGHRIGYGGGYYDYTLAHLRKAKAITGIGLAFAVQEIEAVPALSHDVALDYVLTETRVFDFRST
- a CDS encoding IS110 family transposase → MLLDHPSDEPTAIRTHIGAIFVSLELSRSNWLVTSLSPGKGEKMSKRSVAAGHVAELLALFAELKRKAEVRTGQSYPIITIQEAGLDGFWLHRVLQQEGIESHVVDPASIATPRRRRRAKTDRLDGETLLRALLAYKRGEPRVCAMVVAPSPEEEDRRRLCRERRTLIEERVTHVNRIKGLLFAQGISDYGPLRRDRRARLEALRTGDGRELPSHLKAQIGRELDRIELLLDQIKSVEAAQEALLAAARMPASEKAAPDPVTMLLALKGVGANFAAVLWSEAFYRQFANRRQVAAYAGLAATPWQSGRIRHEQGVSKAGNPRLRTTMIQLAWLWVRHQPQSALTRWFKERSPQGRKRAIVALARKLLVALWKYVTQGVILEEAVMKPAA
- a CDS encoding cell division protein ZapA, whose protein sequence is MSHINVTINGRQYRMACEEGQEVRLLKLAESLESRIQSLRGKFGEIGDARLTVMAALTVCDELLDSGQRIRNLEEELDALRGVRVAAADRAKATQIAVANALNSAAERIEKTTQILNRTIGGGVAIG
- a CDS encoding DUF4164 domain-containing protein; the protein is MSDRPANGAGHAEPVFADIDAATRRLMSALDALESAVERRREADRDENELAARIQALGADRSRLADELDGSLVKSRRLERANREIADRLDAAISTIRTVLDPGEDG
- the tkt gene encoding transketolase, with the translated sequence MTQVHSRMANAIRGLAMDAVEKAKSGHPGLPMGAADIATVLFTQFLKYDAADPKWPDRDRFVLSAGHGSMLLYALLYLTGDKDMTLDQIRNFRQLGSLTPGHPENYHTRGIETTTGPLGQGIATSVGMALAEKMLAAEFGKKVVSHHTYVLASDGDLMEGISQEAIAMAGHWKLNKLIVLYDDNGISIDGPTSIADSVDQVKRFKSAGWAAERIDGHDPKAIAAAIARAQKSNKPSLIACKTTIGYGAPNKAGTAKVHGEALGADELKAAKEKLGISLEPFSVPEDVLKAWRQAGSRGGAARKEWEAQFAQLGNRKRAEFERRLRHERPASLAKALKAHKKALIETPLTAATRKSSEAAIEAIAAAMPMEFLAGSADLTGSNNNKAKSAVAFSAKTPKGRFIHYGIREHGMAAAMNGIFLHGGFAPNGATFLVFTDYARPAMRLAALMGVGVVYVMTHDSIGLGEDGPTHQPVEHLAALRAIPNMRVFRPCDAIEVAECWELALNRTEGPTVLALTRQNLPQLRTSAPSENPCSQGAYELVAAQGEAKVSLFASGSEVEIATAAQKQLAERGIASRVVSVPSLELLLAQPADRQKAVIGNAPVKIAIEAAVRFGWDAVIGHDGEFIGMQGFGASAPAKELYKHFGITAEAAVNAALKRLG